One window of Saccharomyces mikatae IFO 1815 strain IFO1815 genome assembly, chromosome: 8 genomic DNA carries:
- the SMKI08G0620 gene encoding proline--tRNA ligase (similar to Saccharomyces cerevisiae YHR020W; ancestral locus Anc_1.352), giving the protein MPVSEAFTKLCVNEKPAAESAVAVKSLVFKPKTPKSVVPVPIVVVALQSTTTPSALIANATSTKDPRLARDDLVKQAFQSESARAFILGDLANATSDFHLLIDHELGTVDGDTILQLNDSTFMKKSDMMKFLSDFQNSQKVVDFSQEVAKETPTEGKKQQKKQQASKATTAAAAAGLEDAKLIGITVDKALDFPGWYQQILTKGEMLDYYDVSGCYILRPPSYAIWENIQKWFDDKIKAIGVQNAYFPMFVSSRVLEKEKDHVEGFAPEVAWVTRAGSSELEEPIAIRPTSETVMYPYYAKWVQSYRDLPLKLNQWNSVVRWEFKHPQPFLRTREFLWQEGHTAHLNAKDAEEEVLQILDFYAGVYEELLAVPVVKGRKTEKEKFAGGDFTTTCEGYIPQTGRGIQGATSHHLGQNFSKMFNLSVENPLGSDHPKIFAYQNSWGLSTRVIGVMVMIHSDNKGLVIPPRVSQFQSVVIPVGITKKTSDEQRKHIHETARSVESRLKKAGIRSFGDYNDNYTPGWKFSQYELKGIPIRIELGPKDIEKNQVVVVRRNDAKKYVVSFDELEVRIPEILEEMQGDLFKKAKELFDTHRVIVEEWKDFVPALNKKNVILAPWCGVMECEEDIKESSAKKDDGEEFEEDDKSPSMGAKSLCIPFNQPVLNEGQKCIKCERTAVNYCMFGRSY; this is encoded by the coding sequence atgccAGTCTCTGAAGCGTTCACCAAGTTGTGTGTGAATGAAAAGCCTGCTGCTGAATCTGCCGTTGCAGTGAAATCTTTGGTCTTCAAGCCAAAGACTCCGAAGTCAGTTGTCCCTGTTCCTATCGTCGTGGTGGCTTTGCAATCTACCACGACTCCTTCTGCATTGATTGCTAATGCTACTTCTACCAAAGATCCTAGATTGGCTCGCGATGATTTAGTTAAGCAAGCTTTCCAATCTGAATCTGCCAGAGCTTTCATCTTGGGGGACCTGGCTAACGCCACGTCCGATTTTCACTTGCTAATCGATCATGAGTTGGGTACTGTAGATGGCGATACTATCTTGCAGTTGAACGACAGTACTTTCATGAAGAAATCAGATATGATGAAGTTCCTAAGCGATTTTCAGAATTCCCAAAAAGTGGTTGATTTCTCTCAAGAGGTTGCTAAGGAAACGCCCACAGAAGGCaagaaacaacaaaaaaagcaacaaGCTTCTAAGGCAACTACTGCAGCTGCAGCTGCTGGTTTGGAAGACGCCAAGCTTATCGGTATCACTGTGGACAAGGCCTTAGACTTCCCAGGCTGGTACCAACAAATCTTGACCAAAGGTGAAATGTTGGACTACTACGATGTTTCTGGTTGTTACATCTTGAGGCCTCCATCTTATGCTATTTGGGAAAACATCCAAAAATGGTTCGACGATAAAATCAAGGCCATTGGCGTACAGAACGCCTACTTTCCAATGTTTGTCTCCTCGCGTGTgttggaaaaggaaaaggatCATGTTGAAGGTTTCGCTCCCGAGGTCGCTTGGGTCACCAGAGCTGGCTCTTCTGAATTGGAAGAACCGATTGCCATCAGACCAACTTCTGAGACTGTTATGTATCCATACTATGCCAAATGGGTTCAGTCTTATAGAGATTTACCTTTGAAATTGAACCAGTGGAATTCTGTGGTCAGATGGGAATTCAAGCATCCTCAACCTTTCTTAAGAACCAGGGAATTTTTGTGGCAAGAAGGTCACACTGCTCATTTGAATGCTAAGGATGCCGAAGAGGAAGTTCTGCAAATCTTGGATTTCTACGCCGGGGTATACGAAGAGTTGTTAGCTGTTCCTGTGGTTAAAGGTAGAAAGactgaaaaggaaaagttTGCTGGTGGTGACTTCACAACCACTTGTGAAGGTTACATTCCACAAACTGGTCGTGGTATTCAAGGTGCTACTTCTCACCATTTGGGCCAAAACTTTTCTAAGATGTTCAATTTATCGGTAGAAAACCCCCTAGGTTCCGACCATCCCAAGATCTTTGCTTACCAGAACTCATGGGGGTTATCCACCCGTGTCATTGGTGTCATGGTCATGATCCATTCCGATAATAAGGGTTTAGTTATCCCTCCAAGAGTGTCCCAATTTCAATCCGTTGTCATTCCTGTGGGTATCACAAAGAAGACTTCTGACGAACAACGTAAACACATCCATGAAACCGCTAGAAGCGTGGAATCTCGTTTGAAGAAGGCTGGTATTAGATCCTTTGGTGACTACAACGATAATTACACCCCAGGCTGGAAATTTTCACAATACGAATTAAAGGGTATTCCAATTCGTATCGAATTGGGTCCTAaggatattgaaaaaaaccaaGTCGTTGTCGTCCGTAGAAATGACGCGAAGAAATACGTTGTTTCCTTCGACGAATTGGAAGTTCGTATCCCAGAGATCTTGGAAGAAATGCAAGGAGATTTATTTAAGAAAGCTAAGGAACTATTCGATACACACAGAGTTATTGTTGAAGAATGGAAGGATTTTGTCCCAGcattgaacaagaaaaacgTTATCTTAGCACCATGGTGTGGCGTTATGGAATGTGAAGAAGATATAAAGGAGTCTTCTGCTAAGAAAGACGATGGTGAAGAATTTGAGGAAGATGACAAATCTCCAAGCATGGGTGCCAAGTCCTTGTGTATTCCATTCAACCAACCTGTATTGAATGAAGGTCAAAAATGTATCAAGTGTGAACGTACTGCTGTCAACTACTGTATGTTTGGTCGTTCTTATTAG
- the RPS27B gene encoding 40S ribosomal protein eS27 (similar to Saccharomyces cerevisiae RPS27B (YHR021C) and RPS27A (YKL156W); ancestral locus Anc_5.265), translated as MVLVQDLLHPTAASEARKHKLKTLVQGPRSYFLDVKCPGCLNITTVFSHAQTAVTCESCSTVLCTPTGGKAKLSEGTSFRRK; from the exons ATG GTTTTAGTTCAAGATTTGTTGCACCCAACTGCTGCTTCTGAAGCCAGAAAGCACAAGTTAAAGACTTTGGTTCAAGGTCCAAGATCTTACTTCTTGGATGTCAAATGTCCAGGTTGTTTGAACATCACCACTGTTTTTTCTCATGCTCAAACTGCTGTTACTTGTGAATCATGCTCTACCGTCTTATGTACTCCAACCGGTGGTAAGGCCAAATTATCTGAAGGTACTTCTTTCAGAAGAAAGTAA